A section of the Larus michahellis chromosome 1, bLarMic1.1, whole genome shotgun sequence genome encodes:
- the LOC141737921 gene encoding G-protein coupled receptor 183-like, translating into MAVAEAAAFPPANLTSSNQSSCNVHNHHFSAKVTFSLFYTALLVFGACGNILALCITFQRRKKKLNSTDLYLVNLALSDALFTLALPGRIAYYILEFDWPFGDWFCRATAFIFYMNTYVGIYFMTCVSVDRYIAVVRTRHPGRIRKMSRARGVCVLIWSLVFLQTAPLLLRPMTRRMGDKLTCMEYFNFEEVPKLPYLLLGACVLGFFLPVGIILVCYVRINLKLCQTAKENPLTVKNGHHRRAFTVILVVLLAVLLCFSPYHLNIVQFMVRKILYQPSCREQQAFKMSLQVTVAFMNLNCCIDPIIYFFAFRGYKRRLLRIFRNSGSMATSSTAKTPSESNSNSQPPGSVSV; encoded by the coding sequence ATGGCTGTTGCGGAGGCTGCCGCGTTCCCGCCCGCCAACCTCACCTCCAGCAACCAGAGCAGCTGCAACGTGCACAACCACCACTTCTCCGCCAAAGTCACCTTCTCCCTCTTCTACACCGCCCTGCTGGTGTTCGGCGCCTGCGGGAACATCCTGGCCCTCTGCATCACCTTCCAGCGCAGGAAGAAGAAGCTCAACTCCACCGACCTCTACCTGGTGAACCTGGCCCTCTCCGATGCCCTCTTCACCCTGGCACTGCCCGGCAGGATCGCCTACTACATCCTGGAGTTTGACTGGCCCTTCGGGGACTGGTTCTGCCGGGCCACAGCCTTCATTTTCTACATGAACACCTATGTGGGCATCTACTTCATGACCTGTGTGAGCGTGGACCGCTACATCGCCGTGGTGCGCACCAGGCACCCCGGCAGGATCCGGAAGATGAGCCGTGCCAGGGGCGTCTGTGTCCTCATCTGGTCCTTGGTGTTCCTGCAGACGGCGCCGCTGCTTCTGCGGCCCATGACGCGGAGGATGGGGGACAAGCTGACCTGCATGGAGTACTTCAACTTCGAGGAGGTTCCCAAGCTGCCCTACCTGCTCCTGGGGGCCTGCGTGCTCGGCTTCTTCCTGCCCGTGGGCATCATCTTGGTGTGTTACGTGAGGATCAACCTCAAGCTCTGCCAGACGGCCAAAGAGAACCCCCTGACGGTGAAGAACGGGCACCACCGCCGGGCCTTCACTGTCATCCTGGTGGTGCTGCTGGCCGTCCTTCTCTGCTTCAGCCCCTACCACCTCAACATCGTCCAGTTCATGGTCAGGAAGATCCTCTACCAGCCGTCCTGCCGCGAGCAGCAAGCCTTCAAGATGTCCCTGCAAGTCACTGTGGCATTCATGAACCTCAACTGCTGCATCGACCCCATCATCTACTTCTTTGCCTTCAGGGGCTACAAGCGGAGGCTGCTCCGCATCTTCAGGAACAGCGGCTCCATGGCCACCTCCTCCACTGCCAAGACACCCTCTGAGAGCAACAGCAACAGCCAGCCGCCCGGATCTGTCTCTGTCTAG